One Lepus europaeus isolate LE1 chromosome X, mLepTim1.pri, whole genome shotgun sequence genomic window carries:
- the LOC133753752 gene encoding large ribosomal subunit protein eL39-like, whose amino-acid sequence MYSHKTFRIKRFLAKKQKQNRPIPQWIRLKTGNKIRYNSKRRHWRRNKLGL is encoded by the coding sequence ATGTATTCTCACAAGACCTTCAGAATCAAGAGGTTCctggccaaaaaacaaaaacaaaaccgccCCATACCGCAATGGATTCGGTTGAAAACCGGTAATAAAATCAGGTATAACTCCAAGAGGAGACATTGGAGAAGAAACAAGCTGGGTTTATAA